TAGAGAAGAAAATCCAGTTCTAATTATAAGAAAAAGAGGCTGCTCGTAAGAGCGCCTCTTTTTTACTTTTCACGTTTTTCTTTAATTGCTACTGTACATCTTGATATACATAGTAAATCATCATTTTCATCAATAATACGAACATCCCAAACCATTGTCGATTGTCCTCTATGTATCGGTGTTCCGATCGCCGTTACAATTCCATCTTTCTTTGAGCGAATGTGGTTTGCATTAATTTCTAATCCGAAACAAATACATTTTTCTTGATCAATTAAATTATATGAACCAACACTTGCCACTGTTTCCGCTAATGCAACCGATGCACCTCCATGTAAAAATCCAAACGGTTGATGCGTACGCTCATCAACAGGCATCGTAGCAACTACCTTATCTTCTGTCATCTCTAACAACTCAATTCCAAGTGAATCCATTAAAGTTTTTGCCATATCGCTTCCCCCTTCTCTTACTTTAATTAAATGTATAATTTTACCTATTTATTTTCAAACTACTTATAACACTTATATAAGGAGGCTTCACCTAAATGAAACAGAAATTTTGTATATTACTGCTTATGTTCTCCTTGCTGACTATTGTACCAAATTGTGCAATAACAGCCAAAGCATCTAACCTGACAATCGATGTTAAGACTGTAACGCAAAAAGGTAAGAAACCTTATATAGAATATCAAATAAATAGGCCTTCTTTTCACAACTTTTCTGATTCTAAATTTCAAAATAAACTCAATTTATACTACAAAAAATCCACTGACAAATTTAAAAACAAATTAGAAAAAGAAGCAAAAAAATATTATAAAGAGACAGCAGGATCTAGTACACCCTTTCATCCGTACGTAGCAAATGTTGATTATAAAGTCTCTTTAAACAAACCACCTTTTCTTAGCCTATATGTGAATTACTATCAATATACTGGCGGAGCACACGGTCTTTATACGTGGAAGGCAAATACATTTGATTTAAACGAAAAAAAGGTGCTGCACTTAGACGATTTATTTCAACAAAAGGATAAATATAAAGATGTAATCCGTGCAGAGATTGTACGACAAATTAAACAAAATGAAAGTATTTATTTTCCTGATGCAACTGAAAAAGTAATGAGTATGAAAAAATTTCACTTCTTTTTAGAGCCAGACAATCTCGTCATTTATTTCCCTTTATATGAGATTGCTCCCTATTCAAGTGGAATTCCGCAATTTCGTATTCCATATACGTTGCTAAGAGACTATTTAAAGCCTTCTTATCAAAATATTTTGATTGACAACAAGTAAATATTTTCGCTACGATAATGTTAACCTAAAAACAACAGGAGGTTAACATTATGAGAAGGTTTCATGTTTTAGATTTAGCATTAGCTGCCATGTTCGTTGCTCTTATGGCCATCGGTGCAAATATTGTATCTTGGGCACCTCTTCTTACAAGTAGCAGGCATCCCATTATCTATGCAACCATTTTTCGCAATTTTAGCAAGTCTTCTTTTTGGAAATAGACTTGGTGCCTTATCCATGACTGTATATATGCTCGTTGGCTTAGCCGGCGCACCAATCTTCGCTAACTTCAAAGCTGGATTTGGAGCACTTTTAGATCCTACTGGTGGTTTTATTATCGCATTTATTATCGTTGCTTACGTATCAGGAAAACTAGTAGAACAAAAAGAAAGACCCACTTTCATTACATTTGCAATTGCCTCTTTCACTGGAATTATTTTAACTTATATAATCGGTACTACTTACATGTACGGAGCAGTCAATCTCTTTATGGGCGGTAATATGAGCTATAAAGCTGCTTGGATGATTATGATGTGGTTTGCAGTAAAAGATATTGCATTTACAATTATCGGTGCTATTATCGCACCTCGCATATACTATGCTGTGCGTCGCTCTGCTTATCAGCATTCTCATTCGACGATTTCATAATAAAAAAGAGTTATTGCAGCTTGCTGCAATAACTCTTTTTTATATTAAGACTCTTGATTCGCTTGTTCTTCTAAAATTTTCTTCATCATTGCAACCATGTCATCACGCAATTCTGGGTGTTGCAGGGCCATTTCAATTGTCGTTTGAACGAATCCTAGCTTTTCACCTACGTCGTAGCGCTTTCCTTCGAAATCGTAAGCAAATACACGTTGGATTTCATTTAAGCTTTGGATTGCATCTGTTAATTGAATTTCACCACCAGCACCGACATGTTGCTGTTCTAAGAACATAAAGATTTCAGGCGTTAAAATGTAACGGCCCATAATTGCTAAGTTTGAAGGAGCTGTACCTTGTGCTGGTTTCTCAACGAAATTGCGAACTTGGTAACGACGACCTTCTTGTTCTAATGGATCGATAATTCCATAGCGATGTGTTTCCGACTCTGGAACAGTTTGTACACCAATAACAGAAGAAAGTGTTTTTTCATACTCATCCATTAATTGACGTAAACACGGTTTCTCAGCTTGGACAATATCATCACCTAGTAACACTGCAAACGGCTCATCACCAATGAATTTACGCGCACACCAAACAGCATGTCCTAGTCCCTTCGGCTCTTTTTGACGGATGTAATGAATATCTACCATTTTTGAAGAAGCTTGTACTTTTTCAAGCAACTCATATTTTTTCTTCTCTAATAAGTTTTGTTCTAGTTCAAATGCGTTATCAAAATGATCTTCGATAGAGCGCTTTGTTTTACCAGTAACGATAATAATATCTTCGATACCCGATTTCACTGCTTCTTCTACAATGTATTGGATCGTTGGTTTATCTACTATCGGTAACATTTCTTTCGGCATTGCTTTCGTAGCTGGTAAAAAACGTGTTCCTAATCCAGCTGCTGGGATTATCGCTTTTCTTACTTTTTTCATCACAAAATACCCTCTCTCCTGTCGGAATCAATAGCAAGCATTCCCTACATAAAACAAATAGGAGATTTCGCTCCCTTTTGTTCCTTACTACTTAAAATTACTTTGTATTATAAACGATTCATAATGTCTTCTTTAATAGTAAGTAACTTTTGTTCACTATTTTGTAAAGAACTATCTTTTACACCAAAGTAAAACTTAATCTTCGGCTCAGTTCCAGATGGACGTAGGCAGAACCATGAACCATCCTCTAATTGATATTTTAACACATTTGATTTCGGTAAGTGAATCTCTTCTTTATGTCCATCTTGTAAAGATGTAACGATGCTTGCTTTATAGTCTTCCACTGCTACGACTGTTAAGCCAGCTACTTCTTTCGGCGGATTCTCACGGAACGTTGCCATCATCTCTTGGATTTTTTCAGCTCCATCTTTTCCTTTTAACGTTAACGATACAAGGTCTTCACGGAAGAAACCGTACTTCTCAAATACTTCTAATAGACCGTCATATAACGTTTTCCCTTGTGATTTATAGTATGCAGCTACTTCACATGCAAATAGAACAGATTGTACTGCATCTTTATCACGGCAGAATGGGCGGATTAAATAACCATAGCTTTCCTCATAACCGAATTGGAATTCATATTGTCCACTTTCTTCATACTGTCTAATTTTCTCACCGATAAATTTAAATCCAGTTAACGTATCAATTGTATCTAAACCGTATGCTTTTGCAATTGTACGACCAATTTCAGACGTTACGATTGTTTTTAATACGACACCGTTCTCTGGAAGCGTTCCGTTTTCTTTCTTTTGAGATAGTAAGTAATCAAGCATTAATGCACCTGTTTGGTTTCCTGTTAATACTTGGAACTCACCATTATGATTACGCACTGCTACACCTAGACGATCTGCGTCAGGATCAGTTGCGATTAATACATCTGCACCTACCTTTTCACCATCACGAATGGCATACTCAAACGCTGCGTGCTCTTCTGGGTTCGGTGATTTTACTGTAGAGAAGTTTGGATCTGGTAACTCTTGCTCTTTTACAACTGTTACATCTGTAAATCCAACTTCTTTTAAACCACGGCGTACAGAAATATTTGATGTTCCGTGCAATGGTGTAAAGACGATTTTTAAGTCTTTGCCGACCTTTTGCACCATTTCTTTATTAATGATGACATTGTTCAATTCTGCAGCATATGCATCATCTACTTCTTGTCCAATAATATGTAATAAACCGTCAGCTTTTAATTGCTCTACATCAGCGACTTCAACTGTTAATTCATCTTCTACTGCATTTACGTAGCTAATTAACTCATCTGCCTCTTTTGGAGGTAACTGTCCACCATCTTCACCGTATACTTTGTATCCGTTATATTCAGGCGGATTATGGCTTGCCGTAAGAACGATTCCACTTACTGTATGTAAATGACGAACTGCGAAAGAAAGTACTGGCGTTGGACGTAAGCTTTCAAACACATATGTTGTGATACCGCGTGCCCCAAGTGTAGCAGCAACTTCCATTGCAAACTCAGGTGATTTATGACGAGAATCATAGGCTACAACAACACCGCGTTTTTTCGCTTCCTCACCTAATTTTTCAATAAAGCTTGCTAATCCTTTTGTTGCTTTACGAACTGTATATACGTTTAAACGGTTCGTACCAGCACCAAGTTCACCACGCATACCACCTGTGCCAAACTCTAGATTTTTATAAAAGCTATCCTCGATTTTCTTCTCATCTTGCTTCATATTTTCTAGCTGTTCTTTTAATTCTGCATCTAATTGTGCGTAAGAAAGCCAGCGACTAAATTCTTGTTTCCAATTCATTCTTCTCTCTCCTCTCGCTCGTCATACCTTTATTATATGAAAAAAACATGCTGTATCTCAATATTTTATAAAATCTAGCAGGATTTTACTAGGAATATTTGTATACACTATTGTTAAATACTCCACTAAAGGGAATGAGGATTATGCACGAATGGGGCTT
This DNA window, taken from Bacillus cereus ATCC 14579, encodes the following:
- a CDS encoding hotdog fold thioesterase, whose amino-acid sequence is MAKTLMDSLGIELLEMTEDKVVATMPVDERTHQPFGFLHGGASVALAETVASVGSYNLIDQEKCICFGLEINANHIRSKKDGIVTAIGTPIHRGQSTMVWDVRIIDENDDLLCISRCTVAIKEKREK
- a CDS encoding DUF3298 and DUF4163 domain-containing protein, which encodes MKQKFCILLLMFSLLTIVPNCAITAKASNLTIDVKTVTQKGKKPYIEYQINRPSFHNFSDSKFQNKLNLYYKKSTDKFKNKLEKEAKKYYKETAGSSTPFHPYVANVDYKVSLNKPPFLSLYVNYYQYTGGAHGLYTWKANTFDLNEKKVLHLDDLFQQKDKYKDVIRAEIVRQIKQNESIYFPDATEKVMSMKKFHFFLEPDNLVIYFPLYEIAPYSSGIPQFRIPYTLLRDYLKPSYQNILIDNK
- the galU gene encoding UTP--glucose-1-phosphate uridylyltransferase GalU, which translates into the protein MKKVRKAIIPAAGLGTRFLPATKAMPKEMLPIVDKPTIQYIVEEAVKSGIEDIIIVTGKTKRSIEDHFDNAFELEQNLLEKKKYELLEKVQASSKMVDIHYIRQKEPKGLGHAVWCARKFIGDEPFAVLLGDDIVQAEKPCLRQLMDEYEKTLSSVIGVQTVPESETHRYGIIDPLEQEGRRYQVRNFVEKPAQGTAPSNLAIMGRYILTPEIFMFLEQQHVGAGGEIQLTDAIQSLNEIQRVFAYDFEGKRYDVGEKLGFVQTTIEMALQHPELRDDMVAMMKKILEEQANQES
- a CDS encoding phospho-sugar mutase, with protein sequence MNWKQEFSRWLSYAQLDAELKEQLENMKQDEKKIEDSFYKNLEFGTGGMRGELGAGTNRLNVYTVRKATKGLASFIEKLGEEAKKRGVVVAYDSRHKSPEFAMEVAATLGARGITTYVFESLRPTPVLSFAVRHLHTVSGIVLTASHNPPEYNGYKVYGEDGGQLPPKEADELISYVNAVEDELTVEVADVEQLKADGLLHIIGQEVDDAYAAELNNVIINKEMVQKVGKDLKIVFTPLHGTSNISVRRGLKEVGFTDVTVVKEQELPDPNFSTVKSPNPEEHAAFEYAIRDGEKVGADVLIATDPDADRLGVAVRNHNGEFQVLTGNQTGALMLDYLLSQKKENGTLPENGVVLKTIVTSEIGRTIAKAYGLDTIDTLTGFKFIGEKIRQYEESGQYEFQFGYEESYGYLIRPFCRDKDAVQSVLFACEVAAYYKSQGKTLYDGLLEVFEKYGFFREDLVSLTLKGKDGAEKIQEMMATFRENPPKEVAGLTVVAVEDYKASIVTSLQDGHKEEIHLPKSNVLKYQLEDGSWFCLRPSGTEPKIKFYFGVKDSSLQNSEQKLLTIKEDIMNRL